A genome region from Rhodospirillales bacterium RIFCSPLOWO2_02_FULL_58_16 includes the following:
- a CDS encoding 3-isopropylmalate dehydratase small subunit, with the protein MQKFTTLTGVAAPLDMINVDTDMIIPKQFLKTIKRSGLGANLFDEMRFNERGEEIPGFVLNKPAYRKAVILIAGDNFGCGSSREHAPWALLDFGIRCLIAPGFADIFYNNCFKNGILPVKLPKADVDKLMKDAERGGAATVTIDLQSQTITGPDGSSISFDIDPLRKHYLLNGLDDIGLTMEKSEKIDAFEEKQKLTQPWLHL; encoded by the coding sequence ATGCAAAAGTTCACCACCCTTACCGGCGTTGCCGCGCCGCTGGACATGATCAACGTCGATACCGACATGATCATCCCCAAGCAGTTCCTGAAAACCATCAAACGCTCGGGGCTGGGCGCCAACCTGTTCGATGAGATGCGCTTTAATGAGCGGGGGGAAGAAATTCCCGGCTTCGTGCTCAACAAGCCGGCCTACCGCAAGGCCGTCATCCTGATCGCCGGCGATAACTTCGGCTGCGGCTCGTCGCGTGAACACGCGCCGTGGGCCTTGCTGGATTTCGGCATCCGTTGCCTCATCGCCCCCGGCTTCGCCGATATCTTTTACAACAACTGCTTCAAGAACGGCATCCTGCCCGTCAAGCTGCCGAAGGCCGATGTCGATAAGTTGATGAAGGATGCCGAACGCGGCGGCGCCGCCACAGTCACCATCGACCTGCAAAGTCAAACGATTACCGGCCCTGACGGAAGCTCTATTTCCTTTGACATCGACCCGTTGCGCAAGCATTACCTGCTCAACGGCCTGGACGATATCGGACTGACCATGGAAAAGTCGGAAAAGATCGACGCTTTTGAGGAAAAGCAGAAGTTAACGCAACCCTGGCTGCACTTGTAA
- a CDS encoding virulence factor, with protein MFAIAFDLVVKDTETSHPKGVSQAYQDIGKELSRFGFDRIQGSVYITENDDLANLFRAIMTMKALPWLPASIRDIRAFKVEHWSDFTSVIKND; from the coding sequence ATGTTCGCAATCGCTTTTGACTTGGTGGTGAAGGATACGGAGACTAGCCATCCCAAGGGGGTGTCCCAAGCTTACCAAGACATCGGGAAGGAACTCAGCAGGTTTGGCTTCGATAGAATTCAAGGAAGCGTTTACATCACCGAGAATGATGATCTGGCCAACCTTTTTCGGGCCATAATGACCATGAAGGCTTTACCGTGGCTCCCTGCGTCAATCAGAGACATCCGCGCTTTCAAGGTTGAGCATTGGTCCGATTTTACTTCTGTGATCAAGAACGACTGA
- a CDS encoding 3-isopropylmalate dehydratase large subunit — MPKTLFDKIWSSHVVDTSDDGSCLLYIDRHLVHDVTSPQAFEGLRNSGRKVRRTKATLAVADHNVPTVDRSGPIADELSRAQVEALEANVAYFNVPYFAIDDIRQGVVHIVGPEQGFTLPGMTIVCGDSHTATHGAFGALAFGIGTSEVEHVLATSALMQQPAKNMRVHVEGDLPEGVTAKDLVMAIIGRIGTAGGTGYVIEYTGQAIRSLSMEGRMTVCNMTIEGGARAGLIAPDETTYEYLKGRPMAPKGAIWESAVAYWKTLASDDGAKYDADIAVNAASLEPQVTWGTSPENVLPISAVVPDPSRETDPARRRAMERALDYMDLRPGARLDGIAIDRVFIGSCTNGRIEDLRAAAEVVNGRKVASGVGAMVVPGSGLVKEQAEAEGLDKIFINAGFEWREAGCSMCLAMNADRLEPGERCASTSNRNFEGRQGRGGRTHLVSPAMAAAAAIAGKLTDVRKL, encoded by the coding sequence ATGCCTAAAACCTTGTTCGACAAGATATGGAGCAGCCATGTCGTCGATACCTCCGACGACGGCTCCTGTCTGCTCTATATCGACCGTCATCTGGTGCATGATGTCACCAGCCCCCAGGCCTTCGAGGGGCTGAGAAACTCCGGTCGCAAGGTCCGCCGGACCAAGGCCACGCTGGCGGTGGCCGATCACAACGTGCCGACCGTTGATCGCTCCGGCCCCATCGCCGATGAGCTGTCCCGCGCCCAGGTGGAAGCCCTTGAGGCCAATGTCGCTTATTTCAACGTCCCCTACTTTGCCATTGATGATATTCGCCAAGGCGTTGTTCACATCGTCGGCCCCGAGCAGGGATTCACCCTGCCCGGCATGACCATCGTCTGCGGCGACTCCCACACCGCCACCCACGGCGCCTTTGGGGCGCTGGCCTTCGGCATCGGCACGTCGGAGGTGGAACATGTGCTGGCCACCAGCGCCCTGATGCAACAGCCGGCCAAAAACATGCGTGTTCATGTGGAGGGCGATTTGCCCGAAGGCGTCACGGCCAAAGACCTGGTGATGGCCATCATCGGGCGCATAGGAACCGCCGGCGGCACCGGCTATGTCATCGAATACACCGGACAAGCGATCCGCTCCCTGTCCATGGAAGGACGGATGACGGTATGCAACATGACCATCGAGGGCGGGGCCAGGGCCGGACTGATCGCGCCGGATGAGACTACCTATGAATATCTCAAGGGCCGGCCGATGGCGCCCAAGGGCGCGATCTGGGAAAGCGCCGTCGCCTACTGGAAGACGTTGGCCTCCGACGACGGCGCAAAGTACGATGCCGACATCGCCGTCAATGCCGCGAGTCTGGAGCCGCAGGTAACATGGGGGACAAGCCCGGAAAACGTGCTGCCCATCTCCGCCGTCGTCCCCGACCCCTCGCGGGAAACCGACCCGGCCAGACGCCGGGCCATGGAACGGGCGCTGGACTACATGGATTTAAGACCGGGCGCCCGGCTCGACGGAATAGCAATAGACCGGGTGTTCATCGGCTCATGCACCAACGGCCGCATTGAAGACCTGCGGGCGGCGGCTGAAGTCGTCAACGGTCGCAAGGTGGCCTCCGGCGTCGGCGCGATGGTGGTTCCCGGTTCCGGGCTGGTCAAGGAACAAGCCGAAGCCGAGGGCCTGGACAAGATATTTATCAACGCCGGATTCGAGTGGCGCGAGGCCGGATGCTCGATGTGTCTGGCGATGAACGCCGATCGGCTGGAGCCGGGAGAGCGTTGCGCCTCGACTTCCAACCGCAACTTTGAGGGCCGCCAGGGCCGAGGCGGCCGCACCCATCTGGTAAGCCCGGCCATGGCGGCAGCGGCGGCGATTGCCGGCAAGCTGACCGATGTCAGGAAGCTGTAG
- a CDS encoding 50S ribosomal protein L19 — protein sequence MNIMKELENEQLKKLTAGRAIPEFAPGDTLKVNVKVVEGARERVQAYEGVCIARRNRGLNSAFTVRKISSGEGVERVFPLYSPSIDSIEVVRRGDVRRAKLYYLRGRTGKAARIAEKTDGFSGKVAAIQKGEAADAKAGKHNKAAQK from the coding sequence GTGAATATTATGAAAGAACTCGAAAACGAGCAGTTGAAAAAACTGACGGCGGGCCGCGCTATTCCCGAATTCGCTCCCGGCGATACGCTGAAGGTCAACGTCAAAGTGGTGGAAGGCGCCCGTGAGCGCGTCCAGGCCTACGAAGGCGTCTGCATCGCCCGCAGAAACAGGGGGCTGAATTCGGCCTTCACCGTGCGCAAGATTTCCTCGGGCGAGGGCGTCGAGAGGGTATTCCCCCTCTATTCGCCGTCCATCGATTCAATCGAGGTGGTGCGCCGGGGCGATGTGCGGCGGGCCAAGCTCTATTACCTGCGCGGGCGCACCGGCAAGGCGGCGCGCATCGCCGAGAAGACCGACGGCTTCTCCGGCAAGGTAGCCGCTATACAAAAGGGTGAAGCCGCCGACGCCAAGGCTGGAAAACATAACAAGGCCGCTCAAAAGTAA
- a CDS encoding tRNA (guanosine(37)-N1)-methyltransferase TrmD codes for MFPGPLECSLAGQALKDGVWALETVDIRNFARNKHRSVDAPPFGGGPGMVMRADVTDAAIESAMGSPGKISGALPLIYLTPRGRPLTQKRVRELAKGPGMVVLCGRFEGVDERVLEAQNAEELSLGDFVLSGGEPAAIALIDACLRLLPGVLGKEESLREESFERGLLEYPQYTRPRVWKGREAPEVLISGHHGKIQAWRLARAESITRSRRPDLWAEYAADRSKGCEP; via the coding sequence ATGTTTCCGGGACCGCTGGAATGCTCGCTGGCCGGTCAGGCGCTGAAAGATGGCGTTTGGGCGCTGGAAACAGTGGACATTCGCAACTTTGCGCGCAATAAACACCGCTCCGTTGACGCCCCGCCTTTCGGCGGCGGACCCGGAATGGTAATGCGCGCCGATGTGACGGACGCTGCAATCGAGTCGGCGATGGGTTCGCCCGGAAAAATATCCGGCGCCTTGCCGTTGATTTACCTGACGCCACGCGGACGTCCGCTGACGCAAAAGCGGGTTCGTGAATTGGCGAAAGGGCCGGGAATGGTTGTTCTCTGCGGTCGCTTCGAAGGCGTTGACGAGCGGGTGCTTGAGGCACAAAATGCGGAAGAGCTGAGTCTCGGCGATTTCGTTCTTTCCGGCGGCGAACCGGCGGCGATTGCGTTGATCGACGCCTGTCTGCGTCTTTTGCCGGGCGTACTGGGAAAGGAAGAGTCGCTGAGGGAGGAAAGTTTTGAGAGGGGACTTCTTGAGTATCCCCAATACACGCGGCCCCGGGTATGGAAGGGCCGGGAGGCGCCGGAAGTTCTGATCTCGGGCCACCATGGAAAAATTCAAGCCTGGCGTCTCGCCCGGGCGGAAAGTATAACGCGGTCGCGCCGGCCTGATCTTTGGGCCGAATACGCCGCCGATAGAAGCAAAGGATGTGAGCCGTGA
- a CDS encoding 16S rRNA processing protein RimM has product MGGLICVGVISGAHGLRGEVRLKSFTADPSAIGAYGALLDETEKRSFKVRIAGRGKDHLIARLEGVDDRNAAETLKGVKLYIRRTALPDPGEDEYYHADLIGLAAESVDGKKLGMVKAVHDFGAGAILEIEALMIPFTRLTAPKVDMKGGRIVINPPPDLPDANEEEKR; this is encoded by the coding sequence ATAGGCGGTCTGATTTGCGTCGGCGTTATTTCCGGGGCGCACGGCTTGCGGGGAGAGGTGCGGCTGAAGAGTTTCACCGCCGATCCGTCCGCTATCGGCGCCTACGGAGCGTTGCTTGACGAAACGGAGAAGCGTTCCTTTAAGGTCCGAATCGCCGGTCGCGGCAAGGACCATCTGATCGCCCGTTTAGAAGGGGTGGATGACCGTAACGCCGCCGAGACGCTCAAGGGCGTAAAGCTCTATATTCGCCGCACGGCGCTGCCCGATCCCGGCGAGGATGAGTACTACCATGCCGACCTTATCGGCCTTGCCGCCGAGTCGGTTGACGGCAAAAAGCTGGGGATGGTGAAGGCGGTTCATGATTTCGGCGCCGGCGCCATTCTGGAAATTGAGGCGCTGATGATCCCCTTCACCCGTCTGACGGCGCCGAAGGTGGATATGAAGGGAGGCCGGATAGTGATCAATCCGCCTCCGGACTTGCCGGACGCGAACGAGGAGGAAAAAAGGTGA
- a CDS encoding 30S ribosomal protein S16 — MALKIRLSRGGAKKSPFYRIVVADARSPRDGRYVERVGAYNPMVAKDHPERLVLKNERITYWLGVGAQPTDRVARFLSDAGFMKKPEIHEQTKKSKPRAKTLERMKNAAEAEAAKAAAEAPVVEAPVAEAPVAEAPAE; from the coding sequence ATGGCATTAAAAATCCGTTTATCCCGTGGCGGCGCAAAGAAAAGCCCCTTTTATCGAATCGTGGTGGCTGACGCCCGCAGCCCCCGCGACGGCCGCTATGTCGAAAGGGTCGGCGCCTACAATCCGATGGTGGCGAAGGATCATCCCGAGCGCCTTGTTTTAAAGAATGAACGGATTACCTACTGGCTCGGCGTCGGCGCCCAGCCGACCGACCGCGTCGCCAGATTCCTCAGCGACGCCGGCTTTATGAAAAAGCCAGAGATCCACGAACAAACCAAAAAGAGCAAGCCGAGGGCCAAGACCCTGGAGCGCATGAAGAACGCGGCAGAAGCGGAAGCGGCAAAGGCGGCGGCGGAAGCCCCGGTCGTGGAAGCTCCCGTAGCCGAAGCCCCGGTCGCCGAAGCTCCCGCCGAATAG